CAGCGGCGCCTCGGTCACCCTCGAACCCGGCGACTTCTACTGCGACGGCGCGACCGGCCACGTCCAGGGCTACGACAAGGTCCGGCTGACCGACATCGACCTCTCGCACATCACCCTGTCGGCGTCCCGGGTCCTGGTCACCGACCCCGACGGCACGCCCGTCGCGACCCCGGCGCTCGGCGCGGACGGCACGGTCGACCTGTCCGGCATCTCCGTCATCGCGCACCCGGCCCTCACCGTCACCGCGCAGCTGGTGCTGACCACCTCCACGGACTTCACCAACGGCAACCACCCCTCCCTGGTCGTCGAGTACCGGGGTGACGGGCCGCAGGTCTGCTTCCGCACCACCGTCGCGGCCGCCTGCACCGCCACCGCCGTCACCAACACCGCGAACGGTAGCGACGCGAACGGCGCGCTCACCTCCAACACCGTCACCACCGCGGTCGCGCCCGGCACCGGCTGCCAGCCCCGGGTCACCGTGGAGAAGGAGATCTGCGGTTCCGCCAACTCCCACGACTGTCTGCCCGGAGGCCCCGGGCCCTGGGCCAAGACCAGCCCCGTGGGCCTGCTGGGCCTGCTCGGCACTGCGCACTGGCGGATCACCGTCAGCAACGCCGGACCGGTCGACGCCGCGTCCGTCACCGTCAACGACGCCAGCACGCCCGCCTGCCGGCAGGCCGCCGGCACCTTCGCCCTCGCGGCCGGCACCAGCCGCGCCGTCTACTGCGACTCCCTGCTGCTGGCGCTCCCGCTGAAGAACACCGCCTCCGCGAGCTTCGTCGCCGCGAACGCGCCCGCCGGCACCACCCCCACCACCACCGCCCCGTCCGCGGCGGTGGCCTGCTCCCTGCTCTGCATCCTGGCGGTGCCCGGCAAGGACTGACCCCGCCCCGATCGGTACGCACGACGCCCCGCCCCCGAACAGGTGGATTCAACAACTCGTCCCAACGCGGCGGGGGTTGGGATCGTCTTCAGGCGGCTCGAAAAAGCGCTTGGCTGGGGTGTCCCAGCCAAGCGTCTTCCTGGCCTGGAGTTGAGTAGACGTTAGAGGGCGGTACGTCCACTTCTGGATCATCTGGTGCCGCCCGTTCGTGGGTGCGGAGTTGTTCGGGCTGACCTGCGTGTCGTGTGCATGATGGCGGCGGGGCATGGAACGGATGCCGTACTCAGCGGATTTGTCCGACTCCACCAACACCATGGGCGTACGGAACCCGAGCGGGCACTACGTCCCTGAGAAGTGGTCGGCCCTCCCGCACCCCGGTTGTCCCGCACCCTGACCAGCCAGAACATCCCACCGAGGCCACCAACCCGGAGCAACCTCTGAAGCAACCTCCGGGTCCGTCCACGGCGAAGTGTGGCTTTGCACGTCAGTTGGCCAACTGTGCGGGCCAAGTGGCCAGGTTTTGCAGCGTTGTCGGTCAGCAGGCACGTAGCCCCGTCGTGACCGCTTGGGATCTCTGGCAAGATCATCCGAATGAGATTTTTCCGCGTTCACCTTTCCGCGCGCAAGGACGGCGCCCTGCTTGCAGGGCCGCTTACGGGTTCGCCGGTCGAGGGGACCGACGACGCCGCGGCCGTCGGACCCGAGATCGACCTCGATGACGATGGGCAGGCCACTCCCGAGTCGTTGGCGGCTGTCCGGGCAGCCGCCGAGCGCGGTCTCCCGGTGGCGATGGCCAACTACGGGACGGCGTTGCACTCAGCGGGTGACCAGACCGGGGCGCTGCACTGGTACACCAAGGCCTGGGAAGCCGGGAATGTGATCGCCGGCTTCAACCTCGGCGCGCTGCACCAGACGGCAGGCAACCCCCACCAGGCGCGGCTCATCTGGGAGCAGGCCGCTACCCTCGGCGACGTCGATGCCATGCTCGGCCTGGTCAGGCTGGCCTTCGAGCGGGACGACCGGCTGACGATCGAGCGCTGGACCCGCCGCATATATGCCCAGGACCTGGCCTTTCCGATCACCGCGGTCGGAGTCGCCTTCGGCGCACGCGGCTACACCTCGGAGGCCCTGCGCGCCTTCACCATCGCCGGAGACCTGGGCGACGCGTACGCCATGGAGTACCGGGCGGAGATCCTTGCAGACCGCGGCGAGCACGAACAGGCCGCCACCCTCCGGGCCCGCGCGGCTGGGGCCGAACGCATGTACTGACCCGCACATCACCCTCCGGCGCGCCGGGGTCTCGCTGACGGTCCGGCAGTTCTCGGATCGTCGGGCTGGAAGACCCGCGGCCATGATCACCGATCGTCGTCCGCTGTACCGCCCGCTCTCTGAACCACCGCGCGACGCGCCCGTCCAGGCCGACGACCGGGCCCGGCTGCTCGGCTGGCTAGGCTTCCGCCATGGCTGGTCCAGTGTTGGTGATTGAGTTGGCCGAGGCGCTTCCGGCCGCAGTCGTTCAGCGACTCCGCGGCTTCCTGGCGGGCTGTGCAGCAGGGCTCGACGAGAAGCGTCCTGGCTACTACGACATGCACGTGCGAGCTGACCAGCTCGGAATCCCGGTTCCTGGTGGCGTTGACGGACGGCGCCCGTTCCTGGTCTGTGCCATGGGGCCCGGGATCGGGGACGAGGAGACTTTCGAAGGCGAGCACGCGGACGGCCCCGATCTCGAACCCCTCATCGGCTTCAGCCCGACCCACGCAGTAGACGTCATCGCCGGATGCAACAGACCGATCGATCATCTCACCACGGCCCTGCTGACGGCTGCCATCATGGACGTGGTCGGCGGCGTTGCCAACGCTGAGCTACTGGATGAGCAGGTTGCAATCGTGGACGGACTTCCGGGTGTGCTCGCGATGACGGACGGCCCGGGGCCGATCGCGTGCGGCGCGGCGACATTCTTGCGTGCATGGGCTGCTCAACCGGGCTTCAGACTTCTCAAATAGTCGGCGGCGAGCCCATGTGTCACGGCACTCGTGTCGGAGCCGTTCGGCAAGACCGTCCGCGCCGACCTGCGCGCCCGCCGAGGGCAGCAGGAAGAGAAAGCTCAGGCCCGGCCGGACTTCCCCTCCCCGGGCGGGCCGCACCCGCCCGGCCGGCCCCTCGTTGATCGCTGGTGAG
The sequence above is drawn from the Kitasatospora sp. NBC_00315 genome and encodes:
- a CDS encoding DUF6368 family protein, with the protein product MAGPVLVIELAEALPAAVVQRLRGFLAGCAAGLDEKRPGYYDMHVRADQLGIPVPGGVDGRRPFLVCAMGPGIGDEETFEGEHADGPDLEPLIGFSPTHAVDVIAGCNRPIDHLTTALLTAAIMDVVGGVANAELLDEQVAIVDGLPGVLAMTDGPGPIACGAATFLRAWAAQPGFRLLK